In one window of Roseovarius sp. M141 DNA:
- a CDS encoding DUF1403 family protein, whose translation MNQSLKHAPNALPTPILPFWIFDHQTPDCLEDAAFFSGAAISLLHVLLNDPTLGAPVELLRSRLALRAAVQCGKIEGRVSLGAEVRTRANQADRKTSAPRESRLACGRELHPRRWHVEVSVARC comes from the coding sequence ATGAACCAGTCGCTCAAGCACGCTCCGAATGCGCTCCCAACGCCGATCCTGCCATTCTGGATCTTCGATCATCAGACACCAGACTGCCTTGAAGACGCTGCGTTTTTCAGTGGAGCGGCGATTTCTTTGCTGCATGTGTTGCTCAATGACCCGACCCTTGGCGCCCCAGTCGAATTGTTGCGTTCGCGGCTGGCGCTGCGCGCCGCCGTGCAGTGTGGTAAGATTGAGGGCAGGGTATCGTTGGGTGCAGAAGTTCGGACCAGAGCTAACCAAGCGGACCGAAAAACATCTGCGCCGCGCGAGTCTCGACTGGCATGTGGACGAGAGCTACATCCGCGTCGGTGGCACGTGGAGGTATCTGTGGCGCGCTGTTGA